The Lineus longissimus chromosome 2, tnLinLong1.2, whole genome shotgun sequence genome window below encodes:
- the LOC135482615 gene encoding potassium voltage-gated channel protein Shaw-like isoform X1: MMPPVAMNRENLISDKRGEDTIENDITETSNLTNGNVKKPMGRSWKIDMKQKPFLDMKKAIIGEKEEEEEQHYKIDKRILINVGGEKFETFSRTLENIPGTRLALLSSLMEEDESYDAERNEYFFDRNPAAFRDILNFYRTEELHIDQSVCGNGLKSELDFWGVEEQDIEPCCWSSYSKFVDHKDTLAALDDDFATAPTSSAWGAEKPWHTRFRYNMWRLLEDPTSSIMAKNDIFVKYKLSKVYVAVSMTFVMLSIALFVLETHCKFRIISYKAPNSTLTTVCECKDHNVLDVKGVCESKVNPVMEYIDYVCFVFFFVEIVLRFSFSMDRKAFLKTPLNIIDIICILPYLLSLILKNVGDNDDVSRILRAVLALRVIRLLRIFRLMKHYVAFKILVYTIKVSSKELILIVVLLFIGVLIFACLIHLVESDTFDNIPIGFWWALVTMTTVGYGDKYPKREAGYFVGSICVICGVLTIAFTVPIVVNNFTLYYSHAQSRTKLPLKSRKKWAKELANKFKLGAVKKAIKLKPPKSPEDNCDRSYVKPPNYVGKHKPEVLNDMDDVKINNTNNLDKLPIPDKNIVHIGGKLVTEDERAQSPSARHGRFGVSHGGNLRNRMIDVGDTQLEDVEGVNGDIRTVSTDSGYGATKAQHEEATRQLLTEMADADRQRMDERRRQAVIMAQKRDKKRQQRDDGKQDDGSTKDPGEEEM; this comes from the exons ATGATGCCACCCGTAGCAATGAATCGGGAAAATCTGATTTCGGACAAACGCGGGGAGGACACGATTGAGAATGACATAACAGAAACGAGCAACTTGACTAACGGGAATGTGAAGAAACCTATGGGAAGATCATGGAAGATCGACATGAAGCAGAAGCCATTCTTGGACATGAAGAAGGCAATTAtaggagaaaaagaagaagaagaagaacaacatTATAAAATTGACAAGCGTATCTTGATAAATGTAGGTGGAGAAAAATTCGAAACTTTCTCGAGGACTTTAGAGAATATTCCGGGTACGCGTCTTGCTCTTCTTTCCAGTCTAATGGAGGAGGACGAATCCTACGACGCTGAGAGAAATGAATATTTCTTCGACCGAAATCCAGCGGCATTCAGGGATATCTTGAACTTTTACCGGACTGAAGAACTCCATATTGATCAGAGTGTCTGTGGAAATGGATTGAAATCA GAGCTTGACTTCTGGGGCGTCGAGGAACAAGACATAGAACCATGCTGCTGGTCAAGCTACAGTAAGTTCGTCGACCACAAGGACACACTGGCGGCATTGGATGACGACTTTGCAACGGCACCAACATCGTCCGCTTGGGGCGCCGAGAAACCATGGCACACCCGTTTCCGATACAACATGTGGAGGCTGCTGGAAGACCCGACTTCCTCGATCATGGCGAAG AATGATATATTCGTCAAGTACAAATTATCTAAG gTATACGTTGCCGTTTCAATGACATTTGTGATGCTGTCAATTGCATTGTTCGTTTTGGAGACCCACTGTAAGTTCCGGATAATCAGTTACAAAGCGCCCAACAGCACCCTCACGACGGTCTGTGAATGTAAGGACCACAATGTTCTGGACGTGAAAGGCGTTTGTGAGTCCAAAGTTAATCCTGTCATGGAGTATATCGACTATGTCtgtttcgtcttcttcttcgttGAAATCGTTCTGAG GTTCTCATTCTCAATGGACCGCAAGGCGTTCCTAAAGACGCCACtaaacatcatcgacatcatctgCATCCTTCCCTACTTGCTCTCCCTGATCCTCAAGAACGTCGGCGATAACGACGACGTGTCGCGCATCCTGAGGGCCGTCCTAGCACTCCGGGTGATCCGCCTCCTCCGAATCTTCCGCCTAATGAAGCATTACGTGGCCTTCAAGATCCTCGTCTATACCATCAAAGTCAGCTCCAAGGAGCTGATTCTTATTGTTGTTCTCCTCTTCATTGGTGTGCTCATATTCGCCTGTCTCATTCACCTTGTAGAGAGTGATACATTTGACAATATTCCTATAGGCTTCTGGTGGGCCTTGGTAACCATGACTACAGTAGGCTACGGGGATAAGTATCCCAAAAGGGAGGCAGGGTACTTTGTGGGGTCGATTTGTGTGATTTGCGGTGTCCTCACTATTGCCTTCACCGTCCCTATCGTGGTGAATAACTTTACCCTATATTACTCCCACGCCCAATCACGGACTAAACTACCGCTTAAGTCGCGTAAGAAATGGGCAAAGGAGTTGGCCAACAAGTTCAAATTAGGGGCGGTGAAGAAAGCAATTAAACTAAAACCGCCTAAGTCTCCTGAGGATAACTGTGATCGTTCTTACGTAAAGCCACCGAACTACGTCGGGAAGCACAAACCAGAGGTTCTGAATGACATGGATGATGTTAAGATTAATAACACTAACAATCTAGATAAGTTGCCAATACCGGATAAGAACATTGTGCACATTGGTGGAAAGCTCGTGACGGAGGATGAGAGGGCGCAGTCTCCCAGCGCCCGTCACGGCCGGTTTGGCGTATCACACGGCGGCAACCTGCGGAACAGGATGATTGATGTCGGCGACACTCAGCTGGAGGATGTTGAGGGAGTCAATGGTGATATCCGGACTGTCTCAACCGACTCCGGTTATGGTGCGACAAAG GCTCAGCACGAAGAGGCAACGCGGCAACTGCTGACGGAAATGGCTGACGCTGACCGACAGCGAATGGACGAGCGCAGACGACAGGCTGTGATTATGGCACAGAAACGAGACAAGAAGCGCCAGCAGAGGGATGACGGCAAACAAGACGACGG GTCGACGAAAGATCCAGGAGAGGAGGAAATGTGA
- the LOC135482615 gene encoding potassium voltage-gated channel protein Shaw-like isoform X2: MMPPVAMNRENLISDKRGEDTIENDITETSNLTNGNVKKPMGRSWKIDMKQKPFLDMKKAIIGEKEEEEEQHYKIDKRILINVGGEKFETFSRTLENIPGTRLALLSSLMEEDESYDAERNEYFFDRNPAAFRDILNFYRTEELHIDQSVCGNGLKSELDFWGVEEQDIEPCCWSSYSKFVDHKDTLAALDDDFATAPTSSAWGAEKPWHTRFRYNMWRLLEDPTSSIMAKVYVAVSMTFVMLSIALFVLETHCKFRIISYKAPNSTLTTVCECKDHNVLDVKGVCESKVNPVMEYIDYVCFVFFFVEIVLRFSFSMDRKAFLKTPLNIIDIICILPYLLSLILKNVGDNDDVSRILRAVLALRVIRLLRIFRLMKHYVAFKILVYTIKVSSKELILIVVLLFIGVLIFACLIHLVESDTFDNIPIGFWWALVTMTTVGYGDKYPKREAGYFVGSICVICGVLTIAFTVPIVVNNFTLYYSHAQSRTKLPLKSRKKWAKELANKFKLGAVKKAIKLKPPKSPEDNCDRSYVKPPNYVGKHKPEVLNDMDDVKINNTNNLDKLPIPDKNIVHIGGKLVTEDERAQSPSARHGRFGVSHGGNLRNRMIDVGDTQLEDVEGVNGDIRTVSTDSGYGATKAQHEEATRQLLTEMADADRQRMDERRRQAVIMAQKRDKKRQQRDDGKQDDGSTKDPGEEEM, from the exons ATGATGCCACCCGTAGCAATGAATCGGGAAAATCTGATTTCGGACAAACGCGGGGAGGACACGATTGAGAATGACATAACAGAAACGAGCAACTTGACTAACGGGAATGTGAAGAAACCTATGGGAAGATCATGGAAGATCGACATGAAGCAGAAGCCATTCTTGGACATGAAGAAGGCAATTAtaggagaaaaagaagaagaagaagaacaacatTATAAAATTGACAAGCGTATCTTGATAAATGTAGGTGGAGAAAAATTCGAAACTTTCTCGAGGACTTTAGAGAATATTCCGGGTACGCGTCTTGCTCTTCTTTCCAGTCTAATGGAGGAGGACGAATCCTACGACGCTGAGAGAAATGAATATTTCTTCGACCGAAATCCAGCGGCATTCAGGGATATCTTGAACTTTTACCGGACTGAAGAACTCCATATTGATCAGAGTGTCTGTGGAAATGGATTGAAATCA GAGCTTGACTTCTGGGGCGTCGAGGAACAAGACATAGAACCATGCTGCTGGTCAAGCTACAGTAAGTTCGTCGACCACAAGGACACACTGGCGGCATTGGATGACGACTTTGCAACGGCACCAACATCGTCCGCTTGGGGCGCCGAGAAACCATGGCACACCCGTTTCCGATACAACATGTGGAGGCTGCTGGAAGACCCGACTTCCTCGATCATGGCGAAG gTATACGTTGCCGTTTCAATGACATTTGTGATGCTGTCAATTGCATTGTTCGTTTTGGAGACCCACTGTAAGTTCCGGATAATCAGTTACAAAGCGCCCAACAGCACCCTCACGACGGTCTGTGAATGTAAGGACCACAATGTTCTGGACGTGAAAGGCGTTTGTGAGTCCAAAGTTAATCCTGTCATGGAGTATATCGACTATGTCtgtttcgtcttcttcttcgttGAAATCGTTCTGAG GTTCTCATTCTCAATGGACCGCAAGGCGTTCCTAAAGACGCCACtaaacatcatcgacatcatctgCATCCTTCCCTACTTGCTCTCCCTGATCCTCAAGAACGTCGGCGATAACGACGACGTGTCGCGCATCCTGAGGGCCGTCCTAGCACTCCGGGTGATCCGCCTCCTCCGAATCTTCCGCCTAATGAAGCATTACGTGGCCTTCAAGATCCTCGTCTATACCATCAAAGTCAGCTCCAAGGAGCTGATTCTTATTGTTGTTCTCCTCTTCATTGGTGTGCTCATATTCGCCTGTCTCATTCACCTTGTAGAGAGTGATACATTTGACAATATTCCTATAGGCTTCTGGTGGGCCTTGGTAACCATGACTACAGTAGGCTACGGGGATAAGTATCCCAAAAGGGAGGCAGGGTACTTTGTGGGGTCGATTTGTGTGATTTGCGGTGTCCTCACTATTGCCTTCACCGTCCCTATCGTGGTGAATAACTTTACCCTATATTACTCCCACGCCCAATCACGGACTAAACTACCGCTTAAGTCGCGTAAGAAATGGGCAAAGGAGTTGGCCAACAAGTTCAAATTAGGGGCGGTGAAGAAAGCAATTAAACTAAAACCGCCTAAGTCTCCTGAGGATAACTGTGATCGTTCTTACGTAAAGCCACCGAACTACGTCGGGAAGCACAAACCAGAGGTTCTGAATGACATGGATGATGTTAAGATTAATAACACTAACAATCTAGATAAGTTGCCAATACCGGATAAGAACATTGTGCACATTGGTGGAAAGCTCGTGACGGAGGATGAGAGGGCGCAGTCTCCCAGCGCCCGTCACGGCCGGTTTGGCGTATCACACGGCGGCAACCTGCGGAACAGGATGATTGATGTCGGCGACACTCAGCTGGAGGATGTTGAGGGAGTCAATGGTGATATCCGGACTGTCTCAACCGACTCCGGTTATGGTGCGACAAAG GCTCAGCACGAAGAGGCAACGCGGCAACTGCTGACGGAAATGGCTGACGCTGACCGACAGCGAATGGACGAGCGCAGACGACAGGCTGTGATTATGGCACAGAAACGAGACAAGAAGCGCCAGCAGAGGGATGACGGCAAACAAGACGACGG GTCGACGAAAGATCCAGGAGAGGAGGAAATGTGA
- the LOC135482616 gene encoding body wall hemoglobin-like: protein MSWNSADKAAIVDTFYHKLFSAHPDYQDKFKFKGVALGSLGSNAAYKTQRDKTVHYIDEAVAGKADPAGLASRHTARNVGAAEFKAAKSILAAAAAEHHCTTDFGGAVDAIIGHF, encoded by the exons ATGTCTTGGAACAGCGCTGATAAGGCTGCCATCGTCGACACTTTCTACCATAA GTTGTTCTCGGCCCACCCGGATTACCAAGACAAGTTCAAATTCAAGGGAGTGGCTCTGGGAAGTCTTGGTAGCAACGCTGCCTACAAGACACAGCGGGACAAGACCGTTCACTACATCGACGAAGCCGTCGCAGGTAAAGCGGACCCCGCCGGTCTTGCATCCAGGCACACGGCTCGCAATGTTGGAGCTGCCGAATTCAAG GCCGCCAAGTCTATTTTGGCTGCTGCCGCCGCGGAACACCATTGCACGACTGACTTTGGAGGAGCCGTCGATGCCATCATCGGCCACTTTTAA
- the LOC135482617 gene encoding ankyrin-1-like, with product MIGASVNGPLARRINGLDRLRASNVNRVRVIAFIPLNTMNISLTDLAVGDACRDGNAERLRELLQEVERHPVGAYMGTCLRIAAEKGFSDLVGILLEYFITQNRARCINSVDRYGITALHLACSNGHHEVVDVLMRYGVKVNYPQSSNSPLHAACSAGHVYVVKSLLDHNADVNVGSITPLYNAYSEEHLEVVKLLVANGAVCKKDLMSDMHLYSYLGQADKIIECAMCDKESINCKDLSGKTPLHVACMHGHVHAVRQLLKLGASVEMRDKGGWTALHHAADRGYNEVIKPLLKHGAHVDCKDNYKDTPLHRACQKTHAETVKLLLEAGASIHTKDWFGRTTIHDALHPEIVHILCAYGANPNTNDNAGQLPLHRVCFTGDVEVATALIENGGLVDARESGSQCTPLHLAIKNRHVSLVSRLLEKGANPNIPIGDLGTSCLHYACGLGLTDIVLTLLKNGAIPDEMTGDQTRFNSPLIAILQCASILKKRPHVVFPIVDALIDAGCRLDGLKDTDILLEKYKMFKTICQYLVMMTCGVDHYVGKMLYSYAWQQKDYELLNIIASCNDSTLPLVLPGDESASLVEQPIPLKDICRTVIRSTIWRNSVNTPITAPGSSGMRLSRPRKSFFSRIKSIMRQKKRPSVRLTDSDRIKRAIPFPLLQTLPLPDSIIMYLGFRDFEKYALLELCG from the exons ATGATTGGTGCAAGTGTTAACGGTCCTTTAGCCAGgcggataaatggcttggatag ATTACGAGCCAGCAATGTAAACCGTGTTCGTGTCATCGCATTTATCCCGCTGAATACAATGAACATTTCTCTCACTGACCTTGCTGTTGGGGACGCATGCCGTGATGGAAATGCTGAACGTCTGAGGGAGCTCTTGCAAGAGGTGGAGAGGCATCCAGTTGGTGCATACATGGGGACCTGTCTTCGCATTGCAGCGGAGAAAGGCTTTTCTGATCTAGTCGGCATTCTTCTTGAGTACTTTATAACTCAAAACAGGGCACGATGTATCAATTCTGTAGATCGGTACGGTATCACTGCCTTGCACTTGGCCTGCTCAAATGGGCACCATGAGGTGGTGGATGTACTGATGCGCTATGGCGTGAAAGTGAACTACCCCCAATCAAGTAATAGTCCGCTCCATGCTGCCTGCTCTGCTGGTCATGTCTACGTTGTCAAGTCGTTGTTAGATCATAATGCTGATGTGAACGTGGGGAGCATAACGCCGCTGTACAATGCTTATTCAGAGGAACACTTGGAGGTGGTCAAGCTGCTTGTGGCCAACGGTGCTGTTTGCAAGAAAGACTTAATGAGTGATATGCATTTGTACAGCTATCTTGGACAGGCTGATAAAATCATTGAGTGTGCAATGTGTGATAAAGAGTCTATTAACTGTAAAGATTTATCTGGAAAGACTCCATTGCatgtggcatgcatgcatggacaTGTTCATGCGGTCAGACAGCTTTTAAAGTTGGGTGCTAGCGTTGAGATGCGGGATAAGGGTGGGTGGACTGCCCTCCACCATGCGGCTGACAGGGGCTACAATGAAGTCATCAAGCCTCTGTTGAAACATGGTGCTCATGTTGACTGTAAAGACAACTACAAGGACACCCCACTTCATCGTGCCTGCCAGAAAACGCATGCAGAGACCGTCAAATTGCTTCTTGAAGCAGGTGCAAGCATTCACACCAAAGATTGGTTTGGAAGGACAACAATTCATGATGCCCTTCACCCAGAAATTGTCCATATCCTCTGCGCATACGGTGCCAATCCTAATACGAATGACAATGCTGGGCAGTTACCTCTCCATCGGGTCTGTTTCACTGGGGATGTTGAGGTAGCCACAGCTCTGATAGAAAACGGTGGGTTGGTTGATGCAAGGGAGTCTGGTAGTCAGTGTACACCATTGCATCTAGCTATCAAGAATCGACATGTTTCTCTTGTCAGTCGCCTGCTTGAAAAAGGTGCAAATCCTAATATTCCCATTGGCGATTTAGGTACAAGTTGCCTTCACTATGCTTGTGGTCTTGGTCTGACAGATATCGTCTTGACATTGCTGAAAAATGGTGCAATCCCAGATGAAATGACAGGTGATCAGACTAGATTTAACAGCCCTTTGATTGCCATATTGCAGTGTGCCAGTATTCTGAAAAAGCGTCCTCATGTCGTGTTTCCAATCGTTGATGCTCTCATCGATGCTGGGTGTCGTTTAGATGGATTGAAGGATACTGATATCTTGCTGGAGAaatataaaatgttcaaaaccaTCTGCCAGTACCTGGTCATGATGACCTGTGGAGTTGACCACTATGTCGGCAAAATGCTCTACTCCTATGCTTGGCAACAAAAAGACTATGAACTTCTAAACATCATTGCATCCTGTAATGACTCTACGTTGCCACTAGTCCTACCCGGTGACGAGTCGGCAAGTCTAGTTGAACAGCCCATACCATTGAAAGATATCTGTCGCACTGTCATTCGGTCAACGATTTGGAGAAATTCTGTAAACACACCAATCACTGCTCCAGGCAGCAGTGGCATGCGCTTGTCTAGGCCTAGAAAGAGTTTCTTTTCACGGATAAAGTCTATCATGCGACAAAAGAAGCGGCCTTCTGTGCGGCTGACTGATAGTGATAGGATTAAGAGGGCGATACCTTTTCCTCTTCTGCAAACCCTGCCGTTGCCAGATTCAATCATAATGTACTTGGGCTTTAGAGACTTTGAGAAATACGCCCTGCTTGAATTGTGTGGTTAA